The sequence below is a genomic window from Lycium ferocissimum isolate CSIRO_LF1 chromosome 9, AGI_CSIRO_Lferr_CH_V1, whole genome shotgun sequence.
TCAGGCGATCCCAACATCTCCTAGACAGAGGCTTTTAAGCTCTCATGTACCAGACTTAAAGATTCCTCGTCATGGTGCTTTCTATAGTGCTCCTGACAGCTCAATGTCAAGTCCTTCAAGAAGTCCCATGAGGGTATTTGGGCATGAACCGGTCATAAGCTCTGGTTTCTGGCTAGGGAAGCCACATGGAGATATAACCTTCTTAGGATCAGGGCACTGCTCTAGTCCAGGTTCAGGCCAGAATTCTGGGCATAATTCAATTGTAGGTGATATGTCAGGGCAACCCTTTTGGCCACACAGCAGGTGTAGTCCTGAGTGTTCACCTGTACCTAGCCCCAGAATGACTAGTCCTGGTCCTGGCTCTAGGATACATAGTGGTGCTGTAACTCCCTTGCATCCTCGAGCTGGTGGGGCGTCTGCTGAGTCTTGCACAGCTTCACTTGATAATGGAAAACAACAAAGTCACCGCCTACCTCTTCCTCCTATATCAATTCCTCATTCTTCTGCTTTTTCTCCAGCATATTCAATGGCTCCTGCAATTCCACGAAGTCCTGGTAGGACAGGAAATCCTCCAACCCCAGGGCCACGTTGGAAGAAAGGGCGTCTGATTGGTAGAGGCACATTTGGACATGTGTACCTTGGTTTTAACAGGTCAGTAGCAGGGTATGGTGATCAATATTTTTCCATTATTTCTGGTAATGTTTGCCTTTATGTGCTTTTAATATTCCTACCTGTGTTTTTTCTTGAGATTTATACACGCTTTAATTTAGATCACTTTAATAAAGATGTGCTGGAGGTATAAGTAGCGGAGTAATGGAGTTCTCgtaaaaaaattctctttttcaaaacagACACTAATTTTAATTTGTACTTGATAACAATCTGTAGTGAAAGTGGTGAGATGTGTGCAATGAAGGAAGTAACACTTTTCTCAAATGATGCAAAGTCAAGAGAGAGTGCACAGCAGCTTGGACAAGTGAGTTActttaaagaaatatttaaatttgtttttccGGACTATACATATGCTCTATACCCAATTTTCTGATAAACGTAATCACATGAAGTACTTAGTTGAAGCTAAATAAAAAATgaggcaaaaaagaaaaagaaaaatgattatttatactGTTATTGCTATAATATTTATTGTATTTCTGTTGTTGACTTCATAAATTAACTTGGAGCAACATATGGCAGGAAATATCTCTGCTAAGTCAGTTGCGCCATCCAAATATTGTGCAATATTATGGATCTGAGACGGTAAGTTTCTTAAAGTTGTTGCTGCTGGGCTTCATCAAAAAAAGTTGTTCCTGCTGGTATCACCTTGTCATAATTACTCATAAAAAAGTTTCCGTTATTTATGATAAATTCCAAGTTGATTAAGTCTACTGATGTTCCAAAACGAATATCTGATAAGCACAGAAGTTCTATTCTTGGGATACTCAGGATATCAAATAttgactttatttttttaatatgttacTGTTCGCTCCcttgtaaaaaaaatatgttaaggTTTAATCTCTGTATTCCTATAAATAATTATGTAGATTGCCTTAATAACTTGTTTGGTTCCATCTACAGGTAGATGACAAACTATACATATACCTTGAGTATGTTTCTGGTGGTTCAATCTATAAAATTCTTCAAGAATATGGTCAGTTGGGTGAGCTTGCAATTCAAAGTTATACTCAACAAATTCTGTCTGGACTTGCATATTTGCATGCTAAAAACACAGTGCATAGGTAGGTGTATTGTTGAAAAATTACTTGTGTGCAATATCATGTTCTTTTTTGGCGCTGATTTTCTTAGAGGCCCTATGTTAATGTCTAATGGCTTACATGTAATTTCAAATTTTGTTCAGAGATATTAAAGGGGCAAACATACTGGTTGACCCAGATGGCCGTGTTAAATTGGCAGATTTTGGGATGGCAAAACATGTATGATCTTTTTTCTGCAGCAGGCTTTTGTTTTTGAATATGGGCTTCTTGAAAAAACCTTTTTCAGTTATAAAGACATCATTTCTCAAATCAAATCTTCTATGAAAAACATGGGGCAACCCAAAAAAGTAAGATTAGGCAGTGCTAGGATCTGCTTTGTGATTGTCCTGTTCCTGCTATCTATAGGTTTCCTTTTAGGTTCAATTACAATATCTGTTGTCCAACTGTAGACTggagttttttattttttatttttaaacctttTGGGAAAGAATACTGGAGTCTTGCAAAAGCTTCTTGAAAATAGTTAGAGAAACTGCAGAAGGATTGCAgtatcatgttttgagttttcaaTTTAGAGAATCCAGCATGCCAGAGCTTTAAAATCGTCAAATTTGCATAAGAATATGTACTTATTAACTCTGGGAATTGGGAGGCTATGTTGTAACTTAATGAAAGGTGGCTATTCATGGCAATTTCCCGGAGTCTCAGGTGGGAATGCTGCAGAAGCAATAAACTTTGAAGTGATTGTGGGTCAACTTTTCTTATgttttattataataattaCCGTCTAGGTTAGACCAAAGAATCCTAAATTTATAGCATATTTCTAAGGTTTCACGGGGATATCAACTGATGCCTCTATTGTTGGAATAGGAGAATTTAGGACTAAACTTTTCCAGCTAGTCTGAATTTATTGAGTCTCAACTGATGGTGTGAGGGAGAAATGTTTGTTTGTTCAGAATTCTCTACAGGTCTTATTTAGCTTACTCGGTTACAATTTGCAGATAACTGGTCAATACTGTCCTTTGTCTTTCAAGGGAAGTCCTTATTGGATGGCACCTGAGGTTTGCATTACTATAAATCAAGCTCTTATCCTATTGATGTTGGCTTTGTGTTTCATCTAATTCATTTATATGTTTATTCATCAGGTTATTAAAAATTCAAATGGTTGCCATCTTGCGGTGGATATATGGAGCCTTGGATGCACAGTTTTGGAGATGGCAACAACAAAACCACCTTGGAGTCAGTATGAGGGGGTTagttaatatgtttatgatggTCCAAAAGTGTATCCAGTTTCAATGTTTTGTCGTGCTTCTAATTCATGTTGGTGTTTTATAGGTCGCTGCTATTTTTAAAATTGGAAACAGCAAGGAACTTCCTGCAATCCCCTATCACCTCTCAGAtgagggcaaggattttgtgCGGCTATGTCTACAGCGCAATCCACTCCACCGTCCAACAGCTTCTCAGCTCTTGGAACATCCCTTTGTCAAAAGTGCTGCTCCAGTTGAAAGAGCCATTCTAAGTTCTGAACCTGTAGAAACAGCGGTATGTTTTCCTTGATTGCTCATCTGGCAATTTTGCCCATCTTAGGCAACTAAAAGTATCACGTGCATTGCCTGCTTTGTGATTGGTCTATGAGCATGGCTTAATTTTCCACTACGGCTTCTGACCTTTCATTTCTTCTTGAGCTTTCCCTAGTTTGATACTTCTTTTTCTAGATTTTCTGCGTTGAGAAAGAAATTATAATACCTATATTAGAGTTTACTGAAGGGTTTACGGCCAACTTTACTGCATTTGTATCCAAGAATGCATTTGCAATCAAGGACTTTAAAGGAACAGCACATTCTGAAATGATATGGACAGTTCTCCCACTAAGAATTATTTCTACTGGATGAGAAGGTAGCAGGCcataaaaaccaaaaaagaaaatgtgcAAAAGCAAATAAAGAAGGATGGTTAACTTTTGAGGGTCCTAGTAGATTTTTCTTTTGCATAAATGCAGTTATGTAAATCCTCTCTGGTACTCAAAAGGTTGTCTTTGCCATTTCTGATAGGTACCTTAGCAACACTTGTTACTCTCTGTCTGGAGTACTCCTCTTTGTCATTGCTGGGAGTAGTGATGTTATCTACCATCTTTAGGACTTGTGAAAGTTCTGCTGACTGGATGCCATGATTAAATTGAGCATATGTTCTCTGCTGATCATAGCTTGGGTTTTTCACGGTTGACTTAATTGTTTTGATATTTCAGGGCGTGGGACATTTAAAAAGTCCACCATACATGGACTCAGGAGGAGTTGCAGTTCATCATCAGCCCAGAGGTTCAAAAATTCTTCCTGGATTTAGGTTAGTTCATCATCTCGCACACAATAGTTACCTGTAATCTGGTCTTGGTCCATCTTGCTATTATTGCAGAAGCTAGATTTCGTGCCATAAATTATCAGACTAAATACTAAATTGCCAAAAAATGTTTTACATCTGAGTTCTAGAGACTCTGTAGATAACAATTCCTATTGTCAATGAAAGGAAAAGGCTCTGGTGTTCCTTATATGTTAATTACTTGTACAACTGGTACAAAAATgattactttttttctttttttccctctttccAGGAGGACCTATCATGTGTTATTTTTGGTTCTAAATCTTAGTGATAAACTCTAAATGGCGGACTTATTCTATTCACTAGGAAAAGGACATGATCATAAGTTGGTCGGTTTTGAAACCTATCTTCTGTCTAGACACCAGGAAATAGTAATTCAGATTACTTTATCACAAGAACAAAAATGGTAAAACTTGTCAATTCTAATTTAATCTGCAGTTGGTCAAATGGTAAAACTAATTTTCTTATAAGGTAGTCAAATGGTGTGATTTATGGTAATGTTGTTCAGCTCTGCGCATAAGCACTATGTTCttattcaattttgtttttcagCGATTTACCTTTTCCAAGGAACATATCTTGCCCAGTTTCTCCTGTTGGGATAGAGAGCCCTGTTTTGCATTCACAGTCACCTAAACATATGAGTGGAAGATTGTCCCCCTCTACCATATCAAGTCCCCATGCTGTATCTGGTTCATCAACACCTCTTAGTGGTAGTGGTGGTGCTGTTCCACTATTTAACTCAATGATGCCAACAACTTATTCACCAGAAGGTGTAGGCACATCACCAAGGGCCCAAAGCTGTTTTTACCCTGACGGTTACACTAGTCACGGTCTCAAATCTGACATGTTTCGAGGGACTTCTCAATCTCATTTGATTCGAGAAACACTTCCATCTGACAATGGTTTTGTTGGAGATAAGTTTGGGGGCCATGCTCAAAGTGGTGTGAATGGACAACCATATCAGGGCCAGTCAGTATTAGCTAACAGGGTTGCCCAGCAGCTCCTGAGGGATCAAGTAAATTTGATCCAATCTTTTGACCTGAACCCTGGCTCTCCAGTTTTTGGTCGGGATAATGGGGTCTAACTTATTAAAGCCGCCTGAAAAAGGATGGATGTACTTACAATATCTCATGGAACAACTGTACAGTAACTATACCAAAAGGTCTGCGGTTTACTGAATAAATGTTTTGAAGCTGATGAAAGGAAAAGGCTCTATCAGTATCCCAATGTATTCGTTCTCAGTCGCTATCATAAGTTACTTGTACTTGTAACAGTATTTGCTTATGGTTTCCACAACACTCCCGATATTTTTTACTAGTAGTTTATTTTGGTTCTCCAGAGATCACTGTGCAAGGAGCCTCAAGCAGCAGTATCTTAACACGATGTGTATTTTGACTGATTCAGAGACGTGTATAATTTTGGTACTGCTTATATGAGACGCAGAATGACACAAAAAGGTACTAGGAACTCGCTTTTGGAATCCTGGTTCCCAAACTCTTGGCATACAGAGCTTTTCTTCCTCGGGTTAAAATACAAGGGGAGCTTTTCTTCCTCGGGTTAAAATGGTCATAGCAATAGACGGCAGACTCCATAGGACGACAGATTCAAAGACTACTCGGGGAATCTCAGGCTTGCTTTAGAATTTTTGGTAACTGTTCATAGCAAAGCTCTCTTACGTACTCGTTTGAGCTTGTCAGCAAAAGCCTGTTGTATATTGTATTATGGTTCCCTGAAAGCCAGGTTTAATCCAATTTTCAACCATATTCCAAACTTTTGATGTTAAATGTGTGTTCAACCTTTATCCTGTGTAATGTTGGAGAAGCATGCTTGACTAAAGTTTACATCCATCAGTTTACATAAATTGTTGTTTTGAACTCGGCCATCGGATGTGCAAACAAGTGGCTGGATCAACTGATATTGAGCATGTTTCCCAGCCCTTCTAGAGAAACAGGTAGGCTATATCTTTGCAAAAAACGTGCTCAATTTCATATGTGGCAAGTATGTGTAAAAAATTTGTTAGTCGGGGGAGGAATCTTGCCTGAATCGTATTTCTTGAAGAACGTATAGATTTGGTTAAGTAACCAAATATGAATGGACAAGATCTAGATGGAAACAGATTAGAAATTACATAATTGCAGACACATACAAGTATAGTGATAAACTTTTGATGAAAAGAAGCAATAAGGCTATCCCAAGAAGGTCAAGAATACATGTCATCATTATCAGGAAGTTCAAGTTTCCTGCAAGTGCATGTGACtgttccaaaatttcacttaaatatcTACAATTATAGTAGCAAATTGTGTTGCAGTTAATGTTCAAGAATTGCTGATCAAATTTGCTGAAGGAGAAATGTTTCTCAAAGACCTTTCACGTGTATCCTTTTTTACTACTTACATTCAGTATTAAAGGTGCCAATTAATATTCTTGGTAAATTTCACAACTTAAAGTAGATTAATATTGCTGTTGACAGAATAAATAGTTTTCTACAAGCTTTTAATTCTGTGGAAATATCAGCATTGCCGATCGGAATGAGGCGATGGGTTGTAACTTGTGAGTGTAGTTTGTGTTCTTCAAATAATTGAGTTGCCAGTGGAGTCCTTGTTGCGATTCAAATGCGTCTGCAGGAACTGGTACAAAATTATCAAGAGCTATAGTATGGCTCAAATCAAATACGTATCATCCTTGCATACATACTTGAAGATTTTATACATTGCTGGAAAGTTAGTGTGGAGAGCTACTTGGTAATTGTATATATTAATTTTGACGGATATAATTATGTATGTCACGAACTAGCTGCCAAGCaaactactccctccggatcaaaaagagtgctCACTTatccatttgcacaccccttaaaaaaatagtaactcttagaggaaaaaaaagaagaaggtaatttgactaaattgcccctaattaaataggtattgggatttgatcacatagtACTTAATAGGAGTAAATCTGGACAAATAAGGTTaaatctttcttgatttgataactggacactcttttttatccggagggagtaccaTTTAATGAAGTATGTATTCCAGAGACCCCCAACATTCTGTGAGATGCAATTGCAATCAGGGAAAACTCTTTGCAATTTAACCTGGATTTTACTGACATCTTACAAAATGTATGGTCTTTGAAGTACATACCACATATGATTGTAATTTGATTGTTAAAATAAAAGTGGAAGTATGTTAAAAGAGAAACTACCTTTGCCTCTATTAATAGTGCCTTTCAAGATTGCCAAATGCATGTAATAAGTAGGTTTCTCAGGCTAATAGCATGGAAATTAAATCACTTTCCGGGATAGAAAGTCATAGACTCCTTTGTTTATCATACACTCAAATGTCATGCAATTTcacatttattttattgaatAACTAACACAGGGTGCCAATAGCATGGGAGGTAACGATAGAGCA
It includes:
- the LOC132030519 gene encoding mitogen-activated protein kinase kinase kinase YODA isoform X1, which translates into the protein MRSWWGKSSSEDARRKSNKENFIDTIKRKLKIFTEEKSSGKSGSSRSRHNDTILVKGSQSRVSRSPSPSMPVPRSLGFADRTSSQPLPLPEGHSSYVHLIDSDNSASVISLTGEVSKQSLTLPLLTPRLPHGPAAAGVNRGLPTASFSFDSSSDSDDLTDSQLLSPQTSDYENGSRTALNSPSSLKQKVQSPIASKESSGEMLKSSNLLSNNQAIPTSPRQRLLSSHVPDLKIPRHGAFYSAPDSSMSSPSRSPMRVFGHEPVISSGFWLGKPHGDITFLGSGHCSSPGSGQNSGHNSIVGDMSGQPFWPHSRCSPECSPVPSPRMTSPGPGSRIHSGAVTPLHPRAGGASAESCTASLDNGKQQSHRLPLPPISIPHSSAFSPAYSMAPAIPRSPGRTGNPPTPGPRWKKGRLIGRGTFGHVYLGFNSESGEMCAMKEVTLFSNDAKSRESAQQLGQEISLLSQLRHPNIVQYYGSETVDDKLYIYLEYVSGGSIYKILQEYGQLGELAIQSYTQQILSGLAYLHAKNTVHRDIKGANILVDPDGRVKLADFGMAKHITGQYCPLSFKGSPYWMAPEVIKNSNGCHLAVDIWSLGCTVLEMATTKPPWSQYEGVAAIFKIGNSKELPAIPYHLSDEGKDFVRLCLQRNPLHRPTASQLLEHPFVKSAAPVERAILSSEPVETAGVGHLKSPPYMDSGGVAVHHQPRGSKILPGFSDLPFPRNISCPVSPVGIESPVLHSQSPKHMSGRLSPSTISSPHAVSGSSTPLSGSGGAVPLFNSMMPTTYSPEGVGTSPRAQSCFYPDGYTSHGLKSDMFRGTSQSHLIRETLPSDNGFVGDKFGGHAQSGVNGQPYQGQSVLANRVAQQLLRDQVNLIQSFDLNPGSPVFGRDNGV
- the LOC132030519 gene encoding mitogen-activated protein kinase kinase kinase YODA isoform X2; translated protein: MLPHGPAAAGVNRGLPTASFSFDSSSDSDDLTDSQLLSPQTSDYENGSRTALNSPSSLKQKVQSPIASKESSGEMLKSSNLLSNNQAIPTSPRQRLLSSHVPDLKIPRHGAFYSAPDSSMSSPSRSPMRVFGHEPVISSGFWLGKPHGDITFLGSGHCSSPGSGQNSGHNSIVGDMSGQPFWPHSRCSPECSPVPSPRMTSPGPGSRIHSGAVTPLHPRAGGASAESCTASLDNGKQQSHRLPLPPISIPHSSAFSPAYSMAPAIPRSPGRTGNPPTPGPRWKKGRLIGRGTFGHVYLGFNSESGEMCAMKEVTLFSNDAKSRESAQQLGQEISLLSQLRHPNIVQYYGSETVDDKLYIYLEYVSGGSIYKILQEYGQLGELAIQSYTQQILSGLAYLHAKNTVHRDIKGANILVDPDGRVKLADFGMAKHITGQYCPLSFKGSPYWMAPEVIKNSNGCHLAVDIWSLGCTVLEMATTKPPWSQYEGVAAIFKIGNSKELPAIPYHLSDEGKDFVRLCLQRNPLHRPTASQLLEHPFVKSAAPVERAILSSEPVETAGVGHLKSPPYMDSGGVAVHHQPRGSKILPGFSDLPFPRNISCPVSPVGIESPVLHSQSPKHMSGRLSPSTISSPHAVSGSSTPLSGSGGAVPLFNSMMPTTYSPEGVGTSPRAQSCFYPDGYTSHGLKSDMFRGTSQSHLIRETLPSDNGFVGDKFGGHAQSGVNGQPYQGQSVLANRVAQQLLRDQVNLIQSFDLNPGSPVFGRDNGV